From Pseudomonas fluorescens, one genomic window encodes:
- a CDS encoding PAS domain-containing sensor histidine kinase produces MKAGDKLFARLLGRPPSTELATAHSLVMQNIGLHVQLDHQGHVVDLSGPLRHLLSRHLPADGAGHLANYLLPHSRQAVEGVPVDWQGQSLDLDFPRAAGDTLHLRGWTQPNPDGWLLQLLDIGDLLRERQQVQGRVACQQFAEQSAEQLRLCSTSRLPEVLLEQLQSLAQLLRIPCVALALPNQDAPGWRIFSQYRAHDAADLWHNGQPLGTLLEGFAGHTPQHLSAAHSDDQDPRLLDIFGHHEGFLVPYRDARGTSAWLLCGFYPVLQRAPQLGERDWLHLIAALAEPLLSRLREQQHLQQLERLDALQDLLGSGWWECPEGTDEIHLAPHLAQTLGLPHARLALDEWLALLHPVDRPELASRLQMLQQHGTPLLMCVRLQHPDGLWYRVQGQVRGSGKQRRLMGFMLDISDIKEQQQQAAAAHARLDNLVASSPAVIYVQRYDQGALLPSFFSASLLPLLGWQLSDLSDSALIERVHPEDRELYFQRSRQLLREGNVRARYRLRDRKGDYHWLLDEARLLRDDLGLPVEAVGLWLDVTEATLAAEQVRESEERYRILVEDSPAMICRYRPDLTLTFANRPLAVYLETAAEQLPGADLGQWLSAQQREAFVQRIAQLSPEFPVSTAEISLQLPGREHAWWVWSDRGVFDECGRLVEIQAVGRDNTEVRRSQQQLLQSAKMATLGEMATGLAHELNQPLNVMRMAVVNTLKRLSNGDVQIDYLQDKLTRIDSQIQRAARVVDHMRVFGRRSEIEQQPFDPAQAVEGTLALLAEGMQGKGVELRSREFGFAVQVRGHADQLEQVLINLLVNARDALLARRETDPAFAPWISLAADCDERSVRLWVEDNGGGIDSRLLERIFEPFFTTKPVGVGTGLGLSVSYGIVENMGGTLSVSNAAEGARFCIELPIVGVV; encoded by the coding sequence TTGAAGGCCGGGGACAAGCTCTTCGCCCGCCTGCTCGGGCGTCCACCCTCAACCGAGTTGGCCACCGCCCACAGCCTGGTGATGCAGAACATTGGCCTGCATGTGCAACTTGACCATCAGGGGCATGTGGTCGACCTCAGCGGGCCGCTGCGCCACCTGCTGTCCCGGCATCTGCCTGCTGACGGCGCCGGGCACCTGGCGAACTACTTGCTGCCCCACAGTCGCCAGGCCGTCGAAGGCGTGCCCGTGGATTGGCAGGGGCAAAGCCTGGACCTGGACTTTCCCCGCGCGGCGGGCGACACCTTGCATCTGCGTGGCTGGACCCAGCCGAACCCCGACGGCTGGCTCCTGCAACTGCTGGACATCGGCGACCTGTTGCGTGAGCGCCAGCAGGTACAGGGCCGGGTGGCCTGTCAGCAGTTTGCCGAACAGTCGGCTGAGCAACTGCGCCTGTGCAGTACATCGCGTCTGCCCGAGGTGCTGCTGGAGCAACTGCAAAGCCTGGCCCAACTGCTGCGTATTCCCTGCGTGGCCCTGGCCTTGCCGAATCAGGACGCGCCCGGGTGGCGAATTTTCAGCCAGTACCGCGCTCACGATGCAGCCGATCTATGGCACAACGGACAACCCCTGGGCACGCTGCTCGAGGGTTTCGCCGGCCATACCCCGCAGCACCTCAGTGCAGCCCACAGTGATGACCAGGACCCGCGTCTGCTGGACATCTTCGGCCACCACGAAGGTTTCCTGGTGCCCTACCGCGACGCCCGGGGCACCAGTGCCTGGCTGCTCTGCGGCTTCTATCCGGTGTTGCAACGCGCGCCACAGCTCGGTGAGCGCGACTGGTTGCATCTGATCGCGGCCCTGGCCGAACCGCTGCTCAGCCGTTTGCGCGAGCAACAGCACCTGCAACAGCTCGAACGTCTCGACGCCTTGCAGGACTTGCTCGGCAGCGGTTGGTGGGAATGCCCGGAGGGTACAGACGAGATACACCTCGCTCCGCACCTGGCCCAGACCCTCGGCCTGCCCCATGCGCGTCTGGCACTGGATGAGTGGCTGGCGCTGCTGCATCCGGTCGATCGCCCGGAGCTCGCCAGCCGCCTGCAAATGCTCCAGCAGCACGGCACGCCATTGCTGATGTGCGTGCGCCTGCAACATCCCGATGGGCTCTGGTATCGCGTGCAAGGCCAGGTCCGGGGCAGCGGCAAGCAACGGCGGCTGATGGGTTTCATGCTCGACATCAGCGACATCAAGGAGCAGCAACAGCAGGCCGCCGCCGCCCATGCCCGGCTGGACAATCTGGTCGCCAGTTCGCCTGCGGTGATCTACGTCCAGCGCTATGACCAGGGCGCGTTGCTCCCCAGTTTTTTCAGCGCCAGCTTGCTGCCGCTGCTGGGCTGGCAACTGAGCGATCTGAGCGACAGCGCCTTGATCGAACGGGTTCACCCCGAGGATCGCGAGCTGTATTTCCAGCGCAGCCGGCAACTGCTGCGCGAAGGCAACGTACGCGCCCGCTACCGCCTGCGCGACCGCAAGGGCGACTACCACTGGCTGCTCGATGAGGCCCGGCTGCTGCGCGACGACCTGGGCTTGCCGGTGGAAGCGGTCGGCTTGTGGCTCGACGTCACCGAAGCGACCCTGGCCGCCGAGCAGGTCAGGGAAAGCGAGGAACGCTACCGAATTCTGGTGGAAGACTCACCGGCGATGATCTGCCGCTACCGCCCCGACCTGACACTGACCTTCGCCAACCGGCCCTTGGCGGTGTACCTGGAAACCGCTGCGGAGCAATTGCCCGGCGCCGATCTGGGTCAATGGCTGTCGGCGCAACAGCGCGAAGCGTTTGTGCAGCGGATCGCGCAATTGAGCCCGGAGTTTCCTGTGAGCACTGCGGAAATCAGCCTGCAACTGCCCGGGCGCGAACACGCCTGGTGGGTCTGGTCGGATCGCGGGGTGTTCGATGAGTGCGGCCGGCTGGTCGAGATCCAGGCCGTGGGTCGGGACAACACCGAGGTGCGGCGTTCGCAGCAACAATTGCTGCAAAGCGCGAAGATGGCGACGCTCGGCGAAATGGCCACAGGCCTGGCCCATGAACTCAACCAGCCGCTGAATGTGATGCGCATGGCGGTGGTCAACACCCTCAAGCGCTTGAGCAACGGTGACGTACAAATTGATTATCTGCAGGACAAGCTCACCCGCATCGACTCGCAGATCCAGCGTGCCGCCCGGGTGGTCGACCACATGCGGGTATTCGGCCGGCGCTCGGAGATCGAACAGCAGCCGTTCGATCCGGCCCAGGCCGTCGAAGGTACGCTCGCATTGCTGGCCGAGGGCATGCAGGGCAAGGGTGTGGAATTGCGTAGCCGCGAGTTCGGCTTTGCGGTGCAGGTGCGCGGCCACGCCGATCAGCTGGAGCAGGTGTTGATCAACCTGCTGGTGAATGCTCGCGACGCGCTGCTGGCCAGACGCGAGACGGATCCGGCATTTGCGCCCTGGATCAGCCTGGCAGCCGACTGCGATGAGCGCTCGGTCCGGCTGTGGGTGGAAGACAACGGCGGCGGTATCGACTCGCGCCTGCTGGAACGGATCTTCGAACCCTTCTTCACCACCAAGCCGGTGGGCGTCGGCACCGGCCTCGGGCTGTCGGTGAGTTATGGGATTGTCGAGAACATGGGCGGGACCCTCAGCGTCAGCAACGCGGCTGAGGGGGCGCGGTTTTGTATTGAGCTGCCGATTGTGGGGGTGGTTTAG
- a CDS encoding TadE/TadG family type IV pilus assembly protein codes for MRRHLPRKQKGAVAIEFALVFSIFFAVFYGIVSYSIPLLLMQSFNEATAEAVRRSVALDPNTNNYPTALVALANSVLQQQLSWVPNAFNITYGNGGDAKAVYSAGVLTASVNYPTSKLNQVIPFLVLPGVGSVPSLPVNLSAQSSLQF; via the coding sequence ATGAGAAGACACCTCCCCCGCAAGCAAAAAGGCGCCGTCGCGATTGAGTTCGCTTTGGTCTTCAGTATTTTTTTCGCGGTGTTCTACGGCATCGTCAGCTACAGCATTCCGTTGTTACTCATGCAGTCGTTCAATGAAGCCACCGCCGAAGCGGTGCGCCGCAGCGTCGCCCTCGACCCCAATACCAACAACTACCCGACGGCGCTGGTCGCCCTGGCCAACAGCGTGCTGCAACAACAACTGTCCTGGGTACCCAACGCCTTCAATATCACCTACGGCAACGGCGGCGATGCCAAGGCGGTCTACAGCGCCGGCGTGCTCACCGCCAGCGTCAATTACCCCACCAGCAAGCTCAACCAGGTGATTCCGTTTCTGGTCCTGCCCGGCGTCGGCAGCGTCCCCAGCCTGCCGGTGAACCTCAGCGCGCAATCGAGCCTGCAATTTTGA
- a CDS encoding prepilin peptidase, with product MQSFVLLLWLALCAAQDIQQRHIANGLTLGAGLIALLYMLTSGTTWLGSPAEQGGWALVLALLFTLPGYATGRMGAGDVKLMATIGLASDPVHLLGSFIGAGVLGALWLLLAPKVWPYMPQGLRKRIPQLAPELSKKPPFAPFVLIGFLLTMAWIP from the coding sequence ATGCAGAGTTTTGTCTTACTGCTATGGCTGGCGCTCTGCGCGGCACAGGATATTCAGCAACGGCATATCGCCAATGGATTGACCCTCGGCGCGGGCCTTATCGCCCTGCTGTACATGCTCACCAGTGGCACCACCTGGCTGGGTTCGCCGGCCGAACAGGGAGGCTGGGCGCTGGTGCTGGCACTGCTGTTTACCCTGCCTGGTTACGCCACCGGGCGCATGGGCGCCGGTGATGTGAAACTAATGGCGACGATCGGTCTGGCCTCGGACCCTGTGCATTTATTAGGCAGTTTCATCGGCGCGGGTGTGTTGGGTGCGTTGTGGCTGCTGTTGGCGCCAAAGGTCTGGCCATATATGCCTCAAGGACTTAGGAAACGTATCCCACAGTTGGCACCCGAGCTGTCAAAAAAACCACCTTTTGCGCCTTTCGTCCTGATCGGGTTTTTGTTGACCATGGCGTGGATTCCTTAG
- a CDS encoding response regulator transcription factor codes for MNKSLSAVKVLVVDDEPLIVEELCEFLENSGYQCVPCESGKQALDKFCEDHDIGLVLCDLHMPDLSGIDLVQALQHLAGKERIFEAIMLTGRADKQDVIKALRAGIADYYQKPIDLDELLEGVQRQEAALQERQKTLQLGHLNQKLQTLSESIDDLYQDLDKVRRTPSSESASDSAGDVDQVEIPAIFNQLSPRQLDVARLVGKGQTNYQIACELGITENTVKLYVSQVLRLTHMHNRTQLALALSPSNSGIRQRVTAH; via the coding sequence GTGAACAAGTCCCTCTCTGCAGTAAAAGTATTGGTAGTCGACGATGAACCGCTGATCGTCGAAGAGCTTTGCGAATTCCTCGAAAACAGCGGCTATCAGTGTGTGCCTTGTGAGTCTGGAAAACAGGCGTTGGACAAGTTCTGTGAGGACCACGACATCGGTCTGGTGCTCTGCGATTTGCACATGCCTGACTTGAGTGGCATTGACCTGGTGCAGGCCCTGCAACACCTGGCGGGCAAGGAACGGATCTTCGAGGCGATCATGCTGACCGGGCGCGCCGACAAACAGGATGTGATCAAGGCCCTGCGTGCCGGTATCGCCGATTATTACCAGAAACCGATCGACCTCGATGAGCTGCTCGAAGGCGTGCAACGTCAGGAAGCGGCCTTGCAGGAACGGCAGAAAACCCTGCAACTGGGGCACCTCAACCAGAAGCTGCAAACCCTTTCCGAGTCCATCGACGACCTCTATCAGGATCTCGACAAAGTCCGCCGCACACCGTCCAGCGAGTCCGCCAGCGACAGCGCCGGCGATGTCGATCAGGTCGAGATTCCGGCCATCTTCAATCAGCTTTCACCCCGCCAGCTGGACGTCGCGCGTCTGGTCGGCAAAGGCCAGACCAACTATCAGATCGCCTGTGAATTGGGAATCACCGAAAACACCGTGAAGTTGTATGTCTCGCAGGTGCTGCGCCTGACCCACATGCACAATCGCACGCAGTTGGCGCTGGCCCTGTCGCCGAGCAACTCGGGAATACGCCAGCGGGTCACCGCGCACTGA
- a CDS encoding DUF3613 domain-containing protein, translating to MNRLPILACLGLLGLPLPAMALEAGPSSPQQAETEGWLQLQISNQAASPIPQTATATERELAMQRWLRKFNYDIPDLFEQGQEGHIQSSN from the coding sequence ATGAACAGACTGCCGATTCTCGCCTGCCTCGGGCTGCTGGGCCTGCCCTTGCCAGCCATGGCCCTGGAGGCCGGCCCATCATCGCCTCAGCAGGCCGAAACCGAAGGCTGGTTGCAGCTGCAAATCAGCAATCAGGCCGCCTCGCCAATCCCGCAGACGGCCACGGCCACCGAACGCGAATTGGCGATGCAACGTTGGCTGAGGAAATTCAACTACGACATTCCGGACCTGTTCGAGCAGGGTCAGGAAGGGCACATCCAGAGCAGCAATTGA
- a CDS encoding tetratricopeptide repeat protein has translation MKALIIATGLLLLSGCASNGQTPWAAISGGASCAKLSSDQELAVNLADDMANDGKLHASLANLEKLPDSLSEVRLRKARVYRLLGRSEAEPLYRSLVGGCVSAEAEQGLGQLYAARGDNGQAQAHLQRAARLAPTNEKIRNDLGVVYLNQLRLEEARFEFLTAIELKQSDQLASINLVTLLIYQDNWQQAAEVVSQSGLSREQFSIAQDRAEQLKAPQKARATAGDQVAAVAETQTSHLK, from the coding sequence ATGAAAGCACTGATTATCGCAACCGGCCTGCTGTTGCTCAGCGGCTGCGCCAGCAACGGCCAGACGCCCTGGGCGGCCATCAGCGGCGGCGCCAGTTGCGCCAAACTGAGTTCCGATCAGGAGCTGGCGGTGAACCTCGCCGATGACATGGCCAATGACGGCAAGCTGCACGCCAGCCTGGCCAATCTGGAGAAGCTGCCGGACTCCCTCAGCGAAGTGCGCCTGCGCAAGGCCCGGGTCTACCGCCTGCTCGGGCGCAGCGAAGCGGAACCGCTGTACCGCAGCTTGGTGGGCGGCTGTGTCAGCGCCGAAGCCGAACAAGGCCTCGGACAGTTGTACGCGGCGCGAGGTGACAATGGACAAGCCCAGGCCCATTTGCAGCGCGCGGCACGCCTGGCGCCAACCAACGAGAAAATCCGCAACGACCTGGGCGTGGTGTACCTCAATCAACTGCGCCTGGAAGAGGCCCGATTTGAGTTCCTCACCGCCATTGAACTGAAGCAGAGCGACCAACTGGCATCGATCAACCTGGTGACCCTGCTGATCTACCAGGACAACTGGCAGCAGGCCGCCGAAGTGGTCAGCCAGTCAGGCTTGAGCCGCGAGCAATTCAGCATCGCCCAGGACCGCGCCGAACAGCTCAAGGCACCGCAAAAAGCCAGGGCCACCGCCGGCGATCAAGTCGCCGCCGTGGCCGAAACCCAGACCAGCCATCTCAAGTAA
- a CDS encoding type II secretion system F family protein: MAILASIILLLAAVALLLGNLLAQRRRTRQVARRLQGQMSRDNSLETWMRHLGDSRFGQRSVSIDGETQTLLARLGWRSASERSLFAAFQIGTPFLMLALVLFLQEVLFPGAQNRWIAPVLAAGVGYLLPKRWLAYAVSRRQKRIALEISTFIPLLRILFESGMAVEQSLRVLGSEARKLLPELTSELRLILARVDSGLELGQELNQSAALLAVDEYTDTCVILQQLLQQGGGAMKSLLALKQLLDDRRLTRLQEYISKMSAKMSVVMMLFLFPALLIVLAGPAFTAIARAFAS; this comes from the coding sequence ATGGCGATCCTGGCGAGCATCATCCTGCTGTTGGCCGCCGTGGCGCTGCTCCTCGGCAATCTGCTTGCGCAGCGCCGTCGGACACGCCAGGTTGCCCGTCGCCTGCAGGGTCAGATGTCGCGGGACAACAGCCTGGAAACCTGGATGCGCCACCTCGGCGACAGCAGGTTCGGTCAGCGCTCGGTGAGCATCGATGGCGAAACCCAGACCCTGCTCGCCCGTCTTGGCTGGCGCTCGGCCAGTGAGCGCTCGCTGTTCGCCGCGTTTCAGATCGGCACGCCGTTCCTGATGCTGGCGTTGGTGCTGTTTCTCCAGGAAGTGCTGTTCCCCGGCGCGCAGAATCGCTGGATTGCGCCGGTGCTGGCTGCCGGTGTTGGTTATCTGCTGCCCAAGCGCTGGCTGGCCTACGCCGTGAGTCGCCGGCAGAAACGGATCGCCCTGGAGATCTCGACCTTTATTCCCTTGCTCAGAATTCTTTTCGAGTCAGGTATGGCCGTAGAGCAGTCGCTGCGGGTGCTCGGCAGCGAAGCACGGAAATTGCTGCCGGAATTGACCAGCGAATTGCGCCTGATCCTCGCCCGGGTCGACTCCGGCCTGGAGCTGGGCCAGGAGCTGAATCAATCCGCCGCGCTATTGGCGGTGGACGAGTACACCGACACCTGCGTGATCCTCCAGCAACTGCTACAGCAAGGCGGCGGCGCGATGAAATCGCTGCTGGCGCTCAAGCAGTTGCTCGACGACCGACGCCTGACCCGCCTGCAGGAATACATCTCGAAAATGTCCGCCAAGATGTCGGTGGTGATGATGCTGTTCCTGTTCCCGGCGTTACTGATTGTCCTGGCCGGGCCGGCCTTCACTGCCATCGCCCGGGCCTTTGCGTCCTAG
- a CDS encoding type II secretion system F family protein, translating into MGAWVLSLLCLLLLGLSIRLFYQGMRKSSTERVLNRLAAGQPQLIVEKPAWNGLERAFLRAGLGAPTDRLSLWLLLWAGAILLGFLLGNWPGLLLLILLPPLGLRLYISLRYRLRLKRMIGQLPAMLDHTIRSLKSGRTLADALLGGIDSSVEPLKSAMGRVQRNVQLGVNLPDAVNDFAELYDQDELRMLALGLKVNHRYGGNASELLENLIKLIREREQGARQLRAMTGETRLTAWVLGVLPVLIAGWFMLTNPAYLLGMWNDSSGQHMLLAAVSLEVFGCLALSRMLRSI; encoded by the coding sequence ATGGGAGCCTGGGTGCTCAGCCTGCTGTGCCTGCTGTTGCTGGGCTTGTCGATCCGCCTGTTTTACCAGGGGATGCGCAAGTCCAGCACCGAGCGCGTACTCAACCGCCTTGCCGCAGGACAGCCACAATTGATCGTCGAGAAACCGGCGTGGAATGGCCTTGAACGGGCATTTCTGCGCGCCGGACTGGGCGCCCCCACGGATCGCCTGAGCCTGTGGTTGCTGCTGTGGGCAGGCGCCATCCTGCTGGGCTTTTTGCTCGGTAACTGGCCGGGATTGCTGTTGCTGATCCTGCTGCCACCGCTTGGGCTGCGCCTGTACATTTCCCTGCGTTATCGGCTGCGGCTCAAACGCATGATCGGGCAATTGCCGGCGATGCTCGATCACACTATTCGCAGTCTCAAGTCCGGGCGGACGCTGGCCGATGCCTTGCTAGGCGGCATCGACAGCAGCGTCGAACCGCTGAAAAGCGCCATGGGCCGGGTCCAGCGCAACGTGCAACTGGGGGTCAATCTGCCGGATGCGGTGAACGACTTTGCCGAGCTCTACGACCAGGACGAACTGCGCATGCTGGCCCTCGGACTCAAGGTCAACCACCGCTACGGCGGCAATGCCAGTGAGCTGCTGGAGAACCTGATCAAACTGATTCGCGAGCGTGAGCAAGGCGCCCGGCAACTGCGCGCAATGACGGGCGAAACCCGCCTGACCGCCTGGGTCCTCGGTGTCCTGCCGGTGTTGATTGCCGGCTGGTTCATGCTGACCAATCCCGCCTACCTGCTGGGCATGTGGAACGACAGCAGCGGCCAGCACATGCTGCTTGCCGCCGTGAGCCTGGAAGTCTTCGGCTGCCTGGCGCTGTCGCGCATGTTGCGGAGTATCTGA
- a CDS encoding CpaF family protein: MNGDNLFGAQSRKSGGSHDHESLKLVLHRHIIDAIEESGKNLLEGSRLVLTQFVMDKVAEYTARLHLAISRYEMERLSEEIVDELTGFGPLEVLLRDPAVTEILVNGPHRVFIERDGVLHQSDLRFIDAHHVERVMQRILAPLGRRLDESSPMVDARMPDGSRVNAIIPPIALDGPCLSIRKFRKDMLKSSDLVAMQTIDQAIFDFIQEAVGRRCNILISGGTGTGKTTLLNILSQLINPHERLVTIEDIAELQLNHPHVVRLETRPPNAEGHGEVKASDLIRNALRMRPDRIILGEIRGVEVLDVLTAMNTGHDGSMSTVHANNAQDALLRLETLVGLTGRQIAERTLRQMICAALDVVIQLTRMPDGRRCVSEVVEVVGIRDDVYVTNTLFRLDRRTGFGFLREAVNPAGDKLRRSIHAQLT, from the coding sequence ATGAACGGCGACAACCTGTTCGGCGCGCAATCCCGGAAATCGGGTGGCAGCCACGACCACGAGAGCCTGAAGCTGGTGCTGCACCGGCACATCATCGACGCCATCGAAGAGTCGGGGAAAAACCTGCTGGAAGGTTCCAGATTGGTCCTGACCCAGTTCGTCATGGACAAGGTCGCCGAGTACACCGCGCGCCTGCACCTGGCGATTTCCCGCTACGAAATGGAGCGCCTGTCCGAAGAAATCGTCGACGAATTGACCGGCTTCGGCCCACTGGAAGTGCTGCTGCGCGACCCGGCGGTGACCGAGATTCTGGTCAATGGCCCGCACCGGGTATTCATTGAGCGTGACGGTGTGCTGCACCAGAGCGACCTGCGTTTTATCGACGCGCACCACGTCGAGCGAGTCATGCAACGCATCCTCGCGCCCCTCGGCCGGCGCCTGGATGAGTCTTCGCCGATGGTCGACGCACGCATGCCCGACGGCAGCCGGGTCAATGCGATCATCCCGCCCATCGCCCTCGACGGCCCCTGCCTGTCGATTCGAAAGTTTCGCAAGGACATGCTCAAGAGCAGCGACCTGGTGGCGATGCAGACCATCGACCAGGCGATTTTCGACTTTATCCAGGAAGCCGTTGGACGACGCTGCAACATTCTTATCAGCGGCGGCACCGGCACCGGCAAGACCACCCTGCTGAACATTCTCAGCCAGTTGATCAACCCCCACGAACGCCTGGTGACGATCGAAGACATCGCCGAACTGCAATTGAATCACCCACACGTGGTGCGCCTGGAAACCCGCCCGCCAAATGCCGAGGGCCATGGCGAGGTCAAGGCCAGCGACCTGATCCGCAACGCCCTGCGGATGCGCCCGGACCGCATCATCCTCGGCGAGATTCGTGGCGTCGAAGTGCTCGACGTGCTGACCGCGATGAACACTGGCCACGACGGTTCGATGAGCACCGTGCACGCCAACAACGCCCAGGATGCACTGCTGCGCCTGGAGACCCTGGTGGGCCTGACCGGTCGGCAGATTGCCGAGCGCACCCTGCGGCAGATGATCTGCGCCGCGCTGGATGTGGTGATCCAACTCACTCGCATGCCCGATGGCCGCCGTTGCGTCAGCGAGGTGGTCGAGGTGGTGGGCATCCGCGACGACGTGTATGTCACCAATACCCTGTTCCGCCTGGACCGGCGTACCGGCTTCGGCTTTCTGCGCGAAGCGGTCAATCCAGCGGGCGACAAGCTGCGGCGCAGCATTCACGCGCAACTGACCTGA